Within the Takifugu rubripes chromosome 8, fTakRub1.2, whole genome shotgun sequence genome, the region gggagacaggaggaggactaACAGGCCAAAATACACCACCAGGAGTAAAAAACCTGCCAGGGGGACAAAAGATGGCTCCAGTTATAGTTGAACAATAGTACAATTGGAGTCAAAagaaaatcttttaaaaatgccaTTCAGTTCAAAACCTGGAATCAAGTTTTGATATTTGAATTCGGTTGTCTACCTGGtcggacagaaaacctggctggattacGGGCCGTGCAAGACTGGGTTGATGACAGCTGCTCTAGCGCATTCTACTGATGAATGATGTCCTAATTTATAGAGACTGGCTTTAATTTATAGAGAGCGGATCTCACTGCATTAAGGCACTGGTTTAGCATCTATAATGGGTCTAAAAATGTATGGAGACTGCTTTTAATTACTGGCCTGTGGATCCTCACACACATGGCATCAAGCACCAGCTCCAATTTAAAAACCTTGTTTTGCATAGTGACATTTGGTTACTATTTTAagtttttattgtattttatattGGGCATAGCGCAAAAAGGTTCTCCTTAACCCAGGACTCCATTAAGGGCCATACATTTCACCTCTCATTCAAGAAATGTGCTTATGTGATTGACTGGGAAATAAACCCTGCTTTCTCATGACATTAGAAACTGAGAAATTGAGAGACAAATTCTAAAAAACCCTTTATTCCTGTTCTAAATTCCAATGTAATATGCCGCTATGCTGTTTATTCCCTCAATAAATTACTAAAATtaacatttgttcatttttttttcttcatttaaaacTGTTGATACACTATCTCGAGAGGTCACAGGACACATTTAAGGTTCAAATAACGAAATGATTTAAAGCTCCATATTACTTGTAACTGCACAAATGTCTTCAGAAAGCAACAATACAAGTTCAATAAATAAGCAACAATCACAGATGATGTGTTTTATTCTTACCAATGCCTGTTTTTCCTTTGTAGTGTTGAATGAGGAAGCCGATGGTGACCGTCTGCAGCATGACGAACAGCGTCTCGCCCCAAGCACTAAATCACAAACAGACAATATTTGATTAGGAAAACGTTGGAAAAAGGACTCGCCACAGGTTTACATCGTCAAGCCCTTCTGaacattgaaaaataaaaccgTATTTTGTCTTGATCGCTCTTATTTGAAAACCAAAACAGAGGCAAAGTGACCAACCTGAAAGGAAATTTGCTGACTATGCTGTACGCCGTGGTTCCTAAGAtggccagcagctccagcagcacagcatTAAAACTAAGGCCCTCAGCACTCTTGGCTCCCATCATCTTCAGGATTTGAGGTAGTTtcactattaaaaaaaaaaagacggcaATAGTTTATAGCTCGTCCATTTCACAACCAAATTGTCAAACGTTCCATTTTTGAGCACATTTCCTTCATTTGTATTTATGAATGTACAATTGTAAGAATTTGTAAAAGTGTATGAATGGACATTTCTTTGTTGCGGATTCTCAATCCTCCCAGACTATATTGTCTAAGAACTAGTTTGAAGACCTTTCACCTCTTATCTTTCATCTTCTAAAAGACTGGAATCTCCCGCGACCAAGTGAGCCTCTCGTATCACAATGGGTGGGTGCGACCACACTGCGACTGGAGCCGTGTTATTATCGTGTCAGTCATGGCACCACCTTCTTCATATTTAGTTGGGAATGGGGGTGGAGTGGTCCAGCCAGAGATGTTTAACCCCCGAGGACAAACCACCCGAGAACAAGCTGAGCAAAGCTGCGTAAATAATGTTGTGAGAAGCACATGTGCACCCCAGAGGCACAACAGCCTCTACAAAAACTGGTTGGATGGGACATTTCTTTAAAGACAGTATTATATCCTTTTTGGATGctgtgaaatgtcttcaaaccGGAGGATAGATGTTCACTTTTACGTTTCCCTAAAAAGCTCAGAGCGTCTGATAAATGAACAAAATATCACACAATTTTTTGTAATCTCGAGTTTAGCCTTTAACAGTCCCACTGTGATTACAAACCAATCTAGGTAATTACATTATTTGTAGGAATTAAGAATTCTTCTCCCAGAATAATGAGGGATTTAAGTAAAAAGGTAAAGTGAGGCGTTTTTACCCATCATTGATCCCAGGATGATGCCATAGCCCAGACCTTTGCTCAGTACAATCTTCAGACACTGCACTGTTTAAAGTAAAGAATGTACGTCAAGTTCGTCACCAGTCAAACCAACAAGCACATTAATTTGTGAAACAAGAAACAGGACAATATCTTAAAATGTTAATCGTAAGGTTTTAATTTTAACTTGTACTTTGCACTCTTCCCAGTAGATGACACTCACAGAAATcgtttaaagtttaaacccGGCACTTaccatttaaaaaattaaagttGAGGAAAAAGTCGTCATAACATGTTTCAGGCATAAAATATGTCACTAGGAGCCCTTTAAAAGGATCTAATACTGATATATTTTTTTCCAATTCCATTTCATCCGCCATCGTCGATCCTATTTCCCCTTTCGCTTTCTTcttcgttttcttcttcttctgacAATGCGCATCAGCGGCGTGCTGCCCCCTCCCGTGGCCTTTTCTGGAATTGCAGCCTCTAAGTGGTCCAAAGCCAATTTAAATAcggtgatccctcgtttatcgcgggaattgcgttccaaaaataacacgcgaaaagtgaaatccgtgaagtagtcagctttattttttttaaattattttacaatgcaatactgaactatagaatgaaaccaaaaatcaaaacctgttttaaagcccaaaatttgtttaaaacaataattttaatctagtaatacaaggttggaaacattgtcactggcgtattttccagtcccagctgtgcctcttcgtcctgactccgctccgctggagcgtctgtttctactgaaggcgcaggagtctttctcccagagaagaacattgttatgggtagttgttggcgctctttctttttctgagcaagaagatccgtgaagcagcgaagccgtgaaagatgaaccgcgatatagcgagggatcactgtagtGCCATTTAAATTACCTTTACTTGCATATCAGGAGCCCAATCAAAGCCTACGACCCACACAGGAACAGTGTATGTCAGAAGCgttttcacatttaaacactCAGCAGCACCAGCATCTCTTGCGACATTACCTACTTG harbors:
- the mpdu1b gene encoding mannose-P-dolichol utilization defect 1b → MADEMELEKNISVLDPFKGLLVTYFMPETCYDDFFLNFNFLNVQCLKIVLSKGLGYGIILGSMMVKLPQILKMMGAKSAEGLSFNAVLLELLAILGTTAYSIVSKFPFSAWGETLFVMLQTVTIGFLIQHYKGKTGIGFLLLVVYFGLLVLLLSPVTPTLVVTYMQASNMPTIAISRLIQAASNFRNGHTGQLSAISVFLLFAGSLARIFTTLQETGDLLMTLTYVISSTCNGIIALQVLYYWNAGIKTKAD